A single genomic interval of Argonema galeatum A003/A1 harbors:
- a CDS encoding rhomboid family intramembrane serine protease translates to MSREDAKSIARELKNQVIILGGIVALMWLLEIVDRFFLRGALDIYGIIPHSTIGLRGILFAPFLHGNFFHLAANTVPFVTLGWLIMLRETSDFFIVSAITMLVSGLGVWLTAPSNSLHIGASGVVFGYLGFLLLRGYFERSIISIALSLIVGFFYGSLIWGVLPSQIGISWQGHLFGFIGGAIAARLLPQRKPVS, encoded by the coding sequence TATTTTAGGTGGAATCGTCGCCCTCATGTGGCTTCTGGAAATCGTCGATCGATTCTTCCTCCGAGGGGCGCTGGATATTTATGGTATAATTCCGCACAGCACTATCGGGCTTCGCGGCATTTTGTTTGCACCGTTTTTGCACGGAAATTTCTTTCACTTAGCTGCTAATACTGTACCTTTTGTCACCCTGGGCTGGTTGATAATGCTGCGAGAAACCAGCGATTTTTTCATTGTCTCGGCTATAACAATGTTAGTCAGCGGACTTGGTGTCTGGCTGACGGCCCCATCCAACTCTCTCCATATTGGCGCAAGTGGAGTGGTATTTGGCTATCTTGGCTTTTTGCTACTGCGGGGATACTTTGAACGCAGCATTATATCTATTGCCTTGTCCTTAATTGTGGGCTTCTTCTACGGAAGCTTGATTTGGGGCGTCCTGCCGTCCCAGATAGGGATATCGTGGCAGGGACACTTATTTGGATTTATCGGCGGTGCGATCGCTGCACGCCTATTACCGCAGCGAAAGCCTGTTTCTTGA